A portion of the Rhodopseudomonas sp. BAL398 genome contains these proteins:
- a CDS encoding RsmB/NOP family class I SAM-dependent RNA methyltransferase, with the protein MTPAARLSAAIDLIDAIDTQRIPAAKALKEWGTAHRYAGSGDRAAIAGLVWDVLRRRASSAWIMEADTPRARVLGMLKLERGVDVEAIAALCDGGRFAPAPLSDAEHAALASRTLDDAPPHIAGDYPEWLDGALADMFGDERVAEATAMASRAPLDLRVNTLKAKRDKILGSLKHLGATPTPWSALGLRIDLGADARNPGIHSEEDFIKGAIEVQDEGSQLAALLSGAKPGEQVIDLCAGAGGKTLALAAMMQGKGRLIATDSDKRQLAPIYERLSRAGVHNCDIRTPKGPDDTLSDIYASADLVLIDAPCTGTGTWRRNPDAKWRMRPGALEVRRNDQIAVLDRAVPLVKAGGRIAYVTCSVLGAENGAQIRGFVARHPEFAVVPPAQVAAALWDRADDFLAATWPTDEGLLMTPRRTGTDGFFVSVMRRA; encoded by the coding sequence ATGACCCCCGCCGCCCGGCTGTCCGCAGCCATCGACCTGATCGACGCCATCGACACCCAACGGATTCCGGCCGCCAAGGCGCTGAAGGAGTGGGGCACCGCGCATCGCTATGCCGGCTCCGGCGACCGCGCCGCGATCGCCGGCCTGGTCTGGGACGTGCTGCGTCGCCGCGCCTCCAGCGCCTGGATCATGGAGGCCGACACGCCGCGCGCGCGCGTGCTCGGCATGCTCAAGCTCGAACGCGGCGTCGATGTCGAGGCGATCGCGGCTTTGTGCGACGGCGGCCGCTTTGCGCCAGCGCCGTTGTCCGACGCCGAGCACGCCGCTCTGGCATCGCGCACGCTCGATGACGCGCCACCGCATATCGCCGGCGATTATCCCGAATGGCTCGATGGCGCTTTGGCCGACATGTTCGGCGATGAGCGGGTGGCGGAAGCCACCGCGATGGCCAGCCGGGCGCCGCTCGACCTGCGGGTCAATACGCTGAAGGCCAAGCGCGACAAGATTCTCGGTTCGCTCAAGCATCTCGGCGCCACGCCGACGCCGTGGTCGGCGCTGGGGCTGCGGATCGATCTCGGCGCCGACGCCCGCAATCCCGGCATCCATTCCGAAGAGGATTTCATCAAGGGCGCGATCGAGGTCCAGGACGAGGGCTCGCAGCTCGCCGCACTGCTGTCCGGCGCCAAGCCGGGCGAGCAGGTGATCGACCTGTGCGCCGGCGCCGGCGGCAAGACGCTGGCGCTAGCGGCGATGATGCAGGGCAAGGGACGGCTGATCGCTACCGATTCCGACAAGCGGCAGCTGGCGCCGATCTATGAGCGGCTGTCGCGGGCCGGCGTGCATAATTGCGACATCCGCACCCCGAAGGGGCCGGACGATACGCTGAGCGACATCTACGCCTCCGCCGATCTGGTGCTGATCGATGCGCCGTGCACCGGCACCGGCACCTGGCGCCGCAACCCGGACGCCAAATGGCGGATGCGGCCGGGCGCGCTGGAGGTGCGGCGCAACGACCAGATCGCGGTGCTGGACCGCGCCGTGCCGCTGGTCAAGGCGGGCGGGCGGATCGCCTATGTGACCTGTTCGGTGCTGGGCGCCGAGAATGGCGCCCAGATCCGCGGCTTCGTCGCCCGGCATCCGGAGTTTGCGGTGGTGCCGCCGGCGCAGGTCGCCGCGGCGCTGTGGGACAGAGCCGACGATTTCCTGGCCGCGACCTGGCCGACCGACGAGGGTCTGCTGATGACCCCGCGCCGCACCGGGACGGACGGGTTTTTCGTCAGCGTGATGCGCAGGGCTTAA
- a CDS encoding MAPEG family protein, with product MSVQMVLLPVFVLIGLSFALLLATFAARRQALVSRQTKIRDIVLGQPNWPQRATQLGNCYGNQFELPVLFYALIALALPLRHVDLVLVLLSWVFVVTRFVHAGIFVTSNDLRQRSLAWLAGALVLLAMWLYFALSILLLI from the coding sequence ATGTCGGTTCAGATGGTGCTGCTGCCGGTCTTCGTGCTGATCGGGCTGAGCTTCGCGCTGCTGCTGGCCACCTTCGCGGCGCGACGCCAGGCTCTGGTGTCGCGGCAGACCAAGATCCGCGACATCGTGCTGGGACAGCCGAACTGGCCGCAACGCGCCACCCAGTTGGGCAATTGCTATGGCAACCAGTTCGAGCTGCCGGTGCTGTTCTATGCGCTGATCGCGCTGGCGCTGCCGCTGCGCCATGTCGATCTGGTTCTGGTGCTGCTGAGCTGGGTGTTCGTGGTGACGCGCTTCGTCCATGCCGGCATCTTTGTCACCTCCAACGATCTGCGGCAGCGCTCGCTGGCGTGGCTCGCCGGCGCCCTGGTGCTGCTGGCGATGTGGCTCTATTTCGCTCTCAGCATCCTGCTGTTGATTTGA
- a CDS encoding ArsR/SmtB family transcription factor, which produces MPSHAMFAEIAALSGDPARAHMLHALMDGRALTATELAKAAGITPQTASGHLSRMTSIGLLSVEQQGRHRYHRLATASVARMLESIMQVAAYLAPVRARLAVGPRDAALRKARTCYDHLAGRLGVALSDAMIARGHVELTGDAGVLTEAGLDFLGGVGLDIAPMLARRTRHSGRVLCRPCLDWSERRPHLAGALGAAICAHSLGQGWTRRLDGTRAVQITPKGERIFRESFGARI; this is translated from the coding sequence ATGCCCAGCCATGCCATGTTTGCCGAGATCGCGGCGCTGTCTGGCGATCCGGCCCGGGCCCACATGCTGCATGCGCTGATGGACGGCCGCGCGCTGACCGCGACCGAGCTCGCCAAGGCAGCCGGGATCACGCCGCAGACCGCGAGCGGACATCTGAGCCGGATGACATCGATCGGGCTGCTGAGCGTCGAGCAGCAGGGCCGGCACCGCTATCACCGGCTGGCCACGGCCTCGGTGGCGCGGATGCTGGAAAGCATCATGCAGGTCGCAGCCTATCTGGCGCCGGTTCGGGCCCGGCTCGCTGTCGGCCCGCGCGACGCGGCGCTACGCAAGGCCCGTACCTGCTACGACCATCTTGCCGGCCGGCTCGGCGTCGCATTGAGCGACGCCATGATCGCGCGCGGCCATGTCGAGTTGACCGGCGATGCCGGCGTACTGACCGAGGCCGGCTTGGATTTTCTCGGCGGCGTCGGGCTCGACATCGCGCCAATGCTGGCGCGGCGCACCCGGCACTCCGGCCGCGTGCTGTGCCGGCCCTGCCTCGACTGGAGCGAGCGGCGGCCGCATCTGGCCGGCGCATTGGGCGCCGCGATCTGCGCCCACAGTCTCGGCCAGGGCTGGACCAGGCGGCTCGATGGGACGCGCGCCGTTCAGATTACGCCAAAAGGCGAGCGCATCTTCCGCGAGAGTTTTGGGGCCCGGATTTAG